A window of the Dongshaea marina genome harbors these coding sequences:
- the lepB gene encoding signal peptidase I: MQNMLTWLLASVTIITGMIWILDTLLWSKQRQVELLHQEETDILDMDELERRTPHRSAFIRSCCRLFPVIAFIFVIRSFVVQPYQVLGGSMKPTLIPGDVVLVNKLSYSLRDPLFHGSLLHLRKPDRGDLAAFRQDPSLSGASHTHVRIKRIVALPGDRLIYKDQQLLVQPACMRHQPCPPSRVISYSPPGGLLKITPDQGSNPDPKVLVWTVPPNKFFVMGDNKHNPKKHNWALIPRQDLIGKVFAIWNSFEANDGLYSWLPDWAPVKMNLSRVGSVD, from the coding sequence ATGCAAAACATGCTCACATGGCTTTTGGCATCTGTCACCATAATTACCGGGATGATCTGGATCCTGGATACTCTGCTATGGAGTAAGCAGCGTCAGGTTGAGCTTTTGCATCAGGAAGAGACCGATATTCTTGATATGGATGAGCTGGAGAGACGTACCCCCCATCGCTCGGCTTTCATCCGCAGTTGTTGCCGACTCTTTCCTGTGATCGCCTTTATCTTCGTGATCCGCTCCTTTGTCGTGCAACCCTACCAGGTACTGGGTGGCAGCATGAAGCCGACCCTTATTCCGGGGGATGTGGTACTGGTCAATAAGCTTAGCTACAGCCTGCGTGATCCGCTGTTTCATGGCAGCCTGCTCCATCTTCGTAAACCCGATCGCGGCGATCTTGCGGCCTTTCGCCAGGATCCCTCTTTGAGTGGAGCCAGCCATACCCATGTACGGATCAAGCGAATCGTCGCTCTGCCCGGGGATCGCTTGATCTACAAAGATCAGCAACTGCTGGTGCAGCCAGCCTGTATGAGGCATCAGCCCTGCCCGCCTTCAAGAGTGATCTCCTATAGTCCGCCTGGTGGCCTATTGAAGATAACCCCGGATCAGGGGAGTAACCCGGATCCGAAAGTCCTGGTGTGGACAGTGCCGCCCAATAAGTTCTTTGTGATGGGTGACAACAAGCATAATCCTAAAAAGCACAATTGGGCGCTCATCCCAAGGCAGGATCTAATCGGTAAGGTATTCGCGATCTGGAACAGCTTTGAGGCCAATGACGGACTCTACTCCTGGCTCCCGGACTGGGCTCCGGTGAAGATGAACCTGTCACGAGTTGGAAGCGTAGACTGA
- a CDS encoding ion channel, which produces MHGFFDFRTSLYFSLVSYSTVGYGDIVLPEGFRLIGAVEGLLGTIMVGWTVAILVRVLKSIR; this is translated from the coding sequence ATGCATGGATTTTTCGATTTTAGGACGTCACTTTACTTCTCTTTAGTGAGCTACAGCACCGTGGGTTACGGTGATATCGTTTTGCCTGAGGGTTTTAGACTGATTGGTGCAGTCGAGGGTTTACTGGGCACCATCATGGTTGGCTGGACTGTCGCTATACTGGTGAGGGTCCTAAAAAGCATCCGTTGA